The Mesorhizobium sp. NBSH29 genome has a segment encoding these proteins:
- a CDS encoding tyrosine recombinase XerC: MQEFLIPARQDLLDARAAWLKMLGSERRLAALTLDAYERDTRQFFQFLTGHCGGAPGLADISDLRTADLRAYLAYRRTNGAGARTLGRGLAVIRSLLRFLERRGLANAAGAIALRAPKQPKSLPKPLNAMDARRVVSSGEQLAEEPWIAARDAAVLTLLYGSGLRISEALGLTGADLGSARDTVLRITGKGGKTRLVPVLPVALDAVAEYRRLCPFHIEAGAILFRGARGGALQPAIIQRAMKKMRSALNLPETATPHALRHSFATHLLGRGGDLRTIQELLGHTSLSTTQIYTGVDTARLLEIYQTAHPRA; this comes from the coding sequence ATGCAGGAATTCCTGATCCCCGCCCGGCAAGATTTGTTGGATGCGCGCGCCGCATGGCTGAAAATGCTGGGAAGCGAGCGGCGGCTCGCAGCGCTGACACTTGACGCCTATGAGCGTGACACGCGGCAGTTCTTTCAGTTTCTCACCGGCCATTGCGGCGGGGCGCCGGGGCTTGCCGACATCAGCGACCTGCGCACGGCGGATCTGAGAGCCTATCTGGCCTATCGTCGTACCAACGGTGCTGGCGCACGTACCCTTGGCCGGGGTCTTGCGGTCATCCGCTCGCTGTTGCGTTTCCTGGAGCGGCGCGGGCTCGCCAATGCAGCAGGTGCAATTGCGCTTCGAGCGCCCAAGCAGCCAAAATCACTGCCCAAGCCGCTGAATGCGATGGATGCCAGACGCGTGGTGTCGAGTGGAGAGCAATTGGCGGAAGAACCGTGGATCGCCGCACGCGATGCTGCCGTTCTCACTCTGCTTTACGGGTCCGGGTTGCGCATTTCCGAGGCGCTTGGTCTGACCGGAGCGGACCTTGGCAGCGCGCGCGACACGGTGTTGCGGATTACAGGCAAAGGCGGCAAGACAAGGCTTGTCCCGGTGCTGCCGGTTGCCCTCGATGCTGTCGCAGAATACCGCCGTTTGTGCCCGTTTCATATCGAAGCTGGCGCAATCTTGTTTCGCGGAGCACGGGGTGGGGCACTTCAGCCGGCGATCATCCAGCGCGCCATGAAAAAAATGCGCTCGGCGCTCAATCTGCCGGAGACGGCTACACCGCACGCGTTGCGTCATTCCTTTGCCACGCACCTTCTCGGGCGGGGCGGCGATCTGCGCACCATCCAGGAACTGCTTGGCCATACCAGCCTTTCGACGACCCAGATTTATACAGGCGTCGATACCGCAAGGCTGTTGGAAATCTACCAGACTGCGCATCCGCGCGCTTGA
- the rimM gene encoding ribosome maturation factor RimM (Essential for efficient processing of 16S rRNA): MEQKNNKLQNPVQMAIIGAAHGIKGELRVKAFTADPLALGDYGPLYTRDGRAFEIAAIRPQKDVVVVRFKNVSDRNLAETLTGTELFIDRSSLPEAEDEEEFYHADLVGLEVRDDLGGIIGKVQSVQNFGGGDILEVAVARGPTLMIPFTRAAIPEVAINAGYLRVEPAAAGLLDSPDDDDMPENQEEEGRV, translated from the coding sequence ATGGAACAGAAAAACAATAAGCTGCAAAATCCGGTACAGATGGCCATCATCGGTGCTGCCCACGGCATCAAGGGCGAGTTGCGGGTGAAAGCGTTCACCGCCGACCCACTGGCGCTGGGTGATTACGGCCCGCTTTATACTCGGGACGGTCGCGCCTTCGAGATCGCGGCGATCCGGCCACAAAAAGATGTCGTTGTCGTACGCTTCAAGAATGTTAGCGACCGCAACCTCGCAGAAACGCTGACCGGCACCGAGCTTTTCATCGATCGGTCGTCCTTGCCTGAGGCCGAGGACGAAGAAGAGTTTTACCACGCCGACCTGGTAGGCCTCGAAGTTCGCGACGATTTGGGTGGAATCATCGGCAAGGTCCAATCCGTGCAGAATTTTGGTGGTGGCGACATTCTTGAGGTCGCCGTTGCGCGCGGACCAACACTGATGATCCCATTCACCCGGGCGGCAATTCCTGAAGTCGCGATCAACGCGGGATACCTGCGCGTTGAACCGGCTGCGGCGGGACTGCTGGACAGCCCAGACGATGACGACATGCCTGAGAACCAGGAAGAGGAGGGGCGGGTTTGA
- the trmD gene encoding tRNA (guanosine(37)-N1)-methyltransferase TrmD, with translation MSFRATVLTLYPEMFPGTLGISLAGKALEAGLWSLEATQIRDFATDRHRTVDDTPAGGGAGMVMRADILARAIDAASPQNDTRPRILMSPRGKPLTQRRVRDLAAGPGAVVLCGRFEGVDQRVIDARQLEEISVGDYILSGGEVAAHVLLDAVVRLLPGVMGNEASGTEESFEGGLLEHPHYTRPQEFEGLAIPEVLTSGNHAKIAAWRRAEAERTTTERRPDLLGQAVQK, from the coding sequence TTGAGCTTTCGAGCCACTGTCCTGACGCTCTATCCGGAAATGTTTCCCGGCACGCTGGGCATCTCGTTGGCAGGAAAAGCGCTGGAGGCGGGCTTATGGTCGCTTGAAGCAACACAGATCCGCGACTTCGCCACGGACCGCCACCGCACGGTTGATGACACCCCTGCTGGCGGTGGCGCTGGCATGGTGATGCGCGCTGACATTTTGGCCCGTGCGATCGACGCTGCTTCACCCCAAAATGATACCCGGCCTCGCATCCTGATGAGCCCGCGCGGCAAACCGCTGACCCAACGGCGGGTGCGCGACCTCGCAGCAGGCCCGGGCGCTGTGGTCTTGTGTGGTCGATTTGAGGGTGTCGACCAGAGAGTGATCGATGCGCGCCAGCTCGAGGAAATCTCGGTCGGCGACTATATTCTCTCGGGTGGCGAAGTGGCAGCACATGTTCTGCTCGATGCCGTTGTCAGGCTGTTGCCGGGCGTCATGGGCAATGAGGCTTCCGGCACCGAGGAAAGTTTCGAGGGCGGGCTTCTCGAACACCCGCACTATACAAGGCCGCAGGAGTTTGAGGGTCTTGCGATCCCCGAGGTCCTGACTTCAGGCAACCACGCCAAAATCGCCGCCTGGCGACGCGCAGAGGCTGAACGGACAACGACCGAGCGGCGCCCTGATCTGCTTGGTCAGGCCGTCCAGAAGTAA
- a CDS encoding sulfite exporter TauE/SafE family protein — MSPFEVVLLFSAGFLSSAVNAVAGGGTFLTFGAMSLIGIPPISANATSSVTQFPGYVTSTLAYWSDIKTFWRSALWLAAISAVGAVIGSLILLALDNPSFRVMVPWLLLGATTLFAAGPWLKPKPREGGEPVSSATGTIAQFVTSIYGGFFGAGMGVMMLASLGLTQAGDYHRLNALKNLLATVIAAIAIVIFVGGGVVAWLPAMIMIPGGAMGGYAGVWIAKRVPQIAVRIFVIATGIFLAIYYFWTA, encoded by the coding sequence ATGTCGCCATTTGAAGTCGTGCTTCTCTTTTCTGCCGGTTTTTTGTCAAGTGCGGTCAACGCGGTGGCCGGCGGTGGAACGTTTCTCACCTTCGGCGCAATGTCGCTGATTGGCATCCCGCCTATTTCGGCCAATGCGACCTCGTCGGTGACGCAGTTTCCCGGCTATGTCACCTCGACCCTCGCCTATTGGTCGGATATCAAGACTTTCTGGCGCAGTGCGCTGTGGCTAGCTGCGATCTCGGCAGTGGGTGCCGTGATCGGATCGTTGATCCTGCTGGCGCTCGATAATCCGTCATTCCGGGTCATGGTTCCCTGGCTGCTTCTTGGCGCAACCACACTCTTTGCTGCGGGCCCATGGCTCAAGCCAAAGCCGCGCGAGGGTGGCGAGCCGGTCAGTTCTGCAACGGGGACCATCGCGCAGTTCGTGACTTCGATTTATGGCGGTTTTTTCGGTGCCGGAATGGGCGTGATGATGCTGGCGAGTCTCGGGCTGACCCAAGCGGGTGACTATCATCGCCTCAATGCGCTGAAAAACCTTCTTGCCACGGTGATCGCGGCTATTGCCATCGTGATCTTTGTTGGCGGTGGGGTTGTCGCCTGGCTGCCGGCCATGATCATGATCCCCGGCGGCGCGATGGGTGGTTATGCCGGCGTCTGGATCGCCAAGCGCGTGCCGCAGATCGCGGTGCGAATCTTCGTGATCGCTACCGGTATTTTTCTGGCCATTTATTACTTCTGGACGGCCTGA
- the rplS gene encoding 50S ribosomal protein L19, with translation MDIIRELEAEQAAKIEAKRKLPEFQPGDTVRVLVRVTEGTRTRVQAYEGVVIARAGAGFQENFTVRKISYGEGVERVFPVYSPMVEGVEIVRRGKVRRAKLYYLRDRRGKSARISENTGVRARKLNDAERDALHAEKARIEAEKIAAAEALAAEKAAQEAAEAKAAAEAAAEAEKTAAETEKAE, from the coding sequence ATGGATATCATCCGTGAACTCGAGGCCGAACAGGCCGCCAAGATTGAAGCCAAGCGCAAGCTGCCGGAATTCCAGCCAGGCGATACGGTTCGCGTCTTGGTGCGCGTCACCGAAGGCACGCGTACCCGCGTCCAGGCCTATGAGGGCGTTGTGATCGCCCGCGCCGGTGCCGGCTTCCAGGAAAACTTTACCGTTCGCAAAATCTCCTACGGCGAAGGCGTGGAACGTGTTTTCCCGGTCTACTCGCCCATGGTCGAGGGCGTCGAGATCGTCCGCCGCGGCAAGGTACGTCGCGCCAAACTCTATTACCTGCGTGATCGTCGCGGCAAATCGGCCCGTATTTCGGAAAACACCGGCGTACGTGCGCGTAAGCTGAATGATGCCGAGCGCGATGCGCTGCATGCCGAAAAGGCCCGCATCGAAGCTGAAAAGATCGCTGCAGCCGAAGCACTGGCTGCCGAGAAGGCCGCGCAGGAAGCTGCCGAAGCAAAGGCGGCTGCAGAAGCTGCGGCCGAGGCCGAAAAGACTGCTGCCGAGACCGAGAAGGCCGAATAG
- a CDS encoding class I SAM-dependent methyltransferase gives MNRLNWDDRAEIHATDKTGSYQIEKVLAGGSNLFELETRELGDITGKDIIHLQCHIGLDTISLKNMGAASVTGLDFSHAAITAGRDFAAKAGVDVRFVEASLFDATEALEAQTYDIVYVTWGSVNWLDDVFRWARVVASLLKPGGRLYMAEGHPLLFQCNRKSDQLEVEHDWRTPVTRPITWDEKRTYTGDTRPIAHSRYYEWIHPISDVVNALIKAGLALDFLNEHDTVSWQHFPFAVKAGKDMFALPDGTPKIPLAYSIGATKRTVREWRLTGSPAQGN, from the coding sequence GTGAACCGTCTCAATTGGGACGACCGTGCCGAAATTCATGCGACCGACAAGACCGGAAGCTACCAGATCGAGAAGGTCTTGGCTGGCGGGTCGAACCTTTTCGAACTTGAAACGCGCGAGCTGGGCGACATCACAGGCAAGGACATAATCCACCTGCAATGCCATATCGGGCTGGATACGATCAGCTTGAAGAACATGGGTGCCGCCAGTGTTACGGGTTTAGACTTCTCCCATGCTGCAATCACCGCCGGGCGCGATTTTGCTGCCAAAGCCGGCGTTGACGTGCGCTTTGTCGAGGCCTCGCTATTTGACGCCACCGAAGCGCTCGAGGCCCAAACCTATGACATCGTCTATGTCACCTGGGGCTCGGTGAACTGGTTGGACGACGTTTTTCGTTGGGCGCGCGTGGTGGCCTCGCTTCTTAAGCCCGGCGGACGGCTTTACATGGCCGAGGGCCACCCTCTGCTGTTCCAGTGCAACCGCAAGAGCGACCAGCTGGAAGTCGAGCATGACTGGCGAACACCGGTGACGCGGCCGATCACTTGGGACGAAAAGCGCACCTACACTGGCGACACGCGGCCCATCGCCCATTCGCGCTATTATGAATGGATCCATCCAATCAGCGATGTCGTCAACGCGCTGATAAAGGCCGGCCTGGCGCTCGATTTTCTCAACGAGCACGATACGGTTTCCTGGCAGCATTTCCCCTTTGCTGTGAAGGCCGGAAAGGACATGTTCGCATTGCCCGATGGAACGCCCAAAATACCACTGGCCTATTCGATCGGCGCCACCAAGCGCACTGTGCGCGAATGGCGGCTGACCGGAAGCCCGGCTCAAGGCAATTAA
- a CDS encoding transporter substrate-binding domain-containing protein translates to MFRIKWMLASLLALATLPFAAQAQTVPDLGGKEIVVVTENAYFPLQFVDPASGKPVGWEYDAMEALSAKLNFTIKYQNTSWDAMIQAVSDKQYDMGMTGITIKDDRKEKVDFSDPYMRSEIFMLMRADEARFTDPKSFGADEKLLVGAQAGTSPFYVAVYEVLDGNEQNPRIKLFETFAASVAALQSGDVDLVLTDSAGGKALVAQSDGKLKLHGEALQSEDFGFIFPKGSDLVAKINAGIAALKADGTFAAITQKWFVDYKPAK, encoded by the coding sequence ATGTTTCGTATCAAATGGATGCTGGCGAGCCTGCTGGCGCTTGCAACTCTGCCTTTCGCCGCACAAGCACAGACTGTACCCGACCTTGGCGGCAAAGAGATCGTTGTCGTCACTGAAAACGCCTATTTCCCTCTACAGTTTGTTGACCCCGCCAGCGGCAAGCCGGTGGGCTGGGAATATGACGCGATGGAAGCGCTCTCGGCCAAGCTCAATTTCACGATAAAATACCAGAATACATCCTGGGACGCGATGATCCAGGCTGTCTCAGACAAGCAGTACGATATGGGTATGACGGGCATCACCATAAAGGACGACCGCAAGGAAAAGGTCGATTTCTCCGACCCCTACATGCGCTCAGAAATCTTCATGCTGATGCGCGCCGATGAGGCTCGCTTCACCGACCCCAAAAGTTTTGGTGCCGATGAGAAGCTGCTTGTCGGCGCGCAAGCTGGCACGTCTCCCTTCTATGTCGCCGTATATGAAGTGCTGGATGGTAACGAGCAGAACCCGCGGATCAAACTGTTCGAGACCTTTGCCGCATCGGTGGCCGCACTACAAAGTGGCGATGTCGATCTCGTTCTGACCGACAGCGCCGGCGGCAAGGCGCTTGTCGCGCAGTCGGATGGCAAGCTGAAACTTCACGGCGAAGCTCTGCAGAGCGAGGACTTTGGCTTCATCTTTCCAAAGGGCTCCGATCTTGTGGCCAAAATCAACGCGGGCATTGCCGCGCTCAAGGCGGACGGTACCTTCGCCGCGATTACCCAAAAGTGGTTCGTAGACTACAAGCCCGCAAAGTGA
- a CDS encoding amino acid ABC transporter permease: protein MAPSPHPAQGDFPWWLLAAGVFALGSAAAIGASGLYSQILSIIAKGIGVTIFVTLVGYTLASLLGLMVALMGLSGSVWLRQVARFYVEIVRGIPIIVLLFWIAFVGAPAFVMAWNWITQPIQALGLLDPMQVRDFSLLWRAIIALTIAYSSFIAEIFRAGIQSVDIGQVEAAKALGLSRYRRFRHIIWPQAFRTILPPYGNDFIAMIKDSSLVSVLGVADITQMGKVYAAGSFRFFETYSIVAYAYLILTVGLSLGLRGLERKLGKGSQANYGR from the coding sequence ATGGCACCCTCGCCGCATCCTGCACAAGGCGACTTCCCCTGGTGGCTTCTCGCCGCCGGGGTTTTCGCGCTCGGCTCCGCCGCCGCCATCGGAGCCAGCGGGCTTTATTCGCAAATTCTGTCAATCATCGCCAAGGGCATCGGCGTCACCATCTTCGTCACGCTGGTAGGCTATACACTAGCCTCGCTCCTTGGCCTGATGGTCGCGCTGATGGGCCTCTCCGGTTCGGTCTGGCTGCGGCAGGTGGCGCGCTTTTACGTCGAAATTGTACGCGGCATTCCAATCATTGTTCTGTTGTTCTGGATCGCTTTTGTCGGCGCACCGGCCTTTGTCATGGCCTGGAACTGGATCACGCAACCCATCCAGGCACTGGGCCTTCTCGACCCCATGCAGGTGCGCGATTTCTCCCTGTTATGGCGGGCCATCATCGCGCTCACCATCGCCTATTCCTCTTTTATTGCCGAGATTTTTCGCGCGGGTATCCAGTCTGTCGACATCGGCCAGGTTGAGGCCGCGAAGGCTCTCGGACTTTCGCGCTACCGGCGCTTTCGCCACATCATCTGGCCGCAGGCTTTTCGCACCATCTTGCCGCCCTATGGCAATGACTTCATCGCCATGATCAAGGATTCCTCGCTGGTGTCCGTTCTGGGCGTTGCAGATATAACGCAGATGGGAAAAGTCTATGCGGCCGGGTCGTTCCGCTTCTTCGAGACCTATTCCATTGTAGCCTACGCCTATCTGATCCTGACCGTCGGGCTCTCGCTCGGGCTAAGAGGACTTGAGCGCAAACTTGGAAAGGGAAGCCAGGCAAACTATGGCCGATAA
- a CDS encoding class I SAM-dependent DNA methyltransferase, with amino-acid sequence MADKPLDQVYAANNSAELQNAYQAWSSDYDRETAADGYCLPFIIAAWVARYVPADSGPLLDAGCGTGLTGPYLRALGYSDIEGLDFSPDMLRVAQRRDAYASLVEAELGKKLPWRDGHFRAVYSTGVFTEGHAPASSLDELARITRIGGHVIVTVRCSILDSGGFGREFARLAQDGTWRMIEQSPPFRAFAVGEPDVLVSAFVYEISHAS; translated from the coding sequence ATGGCCGATAAACCACTTGATCAGGTCTACGCTGCCAACAATTCGGCAGAACTTCAAAACGCCTATCAGGCCTGGTCGAGCGATTATGACCGCGAGACTGCCGCCGATGGTTATTGCTTGCCCTTCATCATCGCCGCATGGGTGGCACGCTACGTTCCGGCAGACTCCGGCCCCTTGCTGGATGCCGGTTGCGGCACCGGCCTCACTGGTCCTTACCTCAGGGCACTGGGCTACTCCGACATCGAGGGTCTGGATTTCTCGCCAGACATGTTGCGCGTTGCGCAACGACGCGACGCCTACGCATCTTTGGTGGAGGCGGAACTCGGCAAGAAACTGCCGTGGCGGGACGGTCATTTTCGAGCTGTCTACTCCACCGGTGTCTTCACAGAAGGCCACGCCCCTGCTTCTAGCCTGGACGAGCTAGCCCGCATCACCCGGATCGGCGGACACGTCATTGTCACGGTTCGCTGCTCGATCTTGGACAGCGGCGGGTTTGGGCGGGAGTTTGCCAGATTGGCGCAGGATGGAACATGGCGAATGATCGAGCAAAGCCCACCATTCCGAGCTTTCGCGGTAGGCGAACCGGACGTGCTCGTATCCGCCTTCGTGTACGAGATCTCCCACGCATCGTGA
- the leuC gene encoding 3-isopropylmalate dehydratase large subunit: MSAPRTLYDKIFDDHLVDRQDDGTCLLYIDRHLVHEVTSPQAFEGLRLTGRRVRHPERTLAVVDHNVPTSPDRKFGIKNEESRIQVEALAKNAADFGVEYYSENDIRQGIVHIIGPEQGFTLPGMTIVCGDSHTSTHGAFGALAHGIGTSEVEHVLATQTLIQRKAKNMLVRVDGVLPRGVTAKDIILAIIGEIGTAGGTGYVIEYAGEAIRALSMEGRMTICNMSIEGGARAGLIAPDETTFAYVQDKPRAPKGAAWDMALDYWKTLKTDDGAHFDKVVVLDAANLPPIVSWGSSPEDVVSVQGIVPDPATIEDENKRTSKQRALEYMGLTAGTKITDIAIDRVFIGSCTNGRIEDLRAAAKVIEGRTVNPNVSAMIVPGSGLVKEQAEAEGLDKIFIAAGFDWREPGCSMCLAMNDDRLKPQERCASTSNRNFEGRQGYKGRTHLVSPAMAAAAAIAGHFVDIRDWR; encoded by the coding sequence ATGAGCGCACCGCGCACCCTCTACGACAAGATCTTCGACGACCATCTGGTAGATCGCCAGGATGACGGCACCTGCCTTCTCTATATTGATCGCCACCTCGTTCACGAGGTGACGAGTCCGCAGGCCTTCGAAGGACTGCGCTTGACTGGCAGAAGAGTGCGCCATCCCGAGCGTACTTTGGCTGTAGTCGATCACAATGTTCCGACCTCACCCGACCGTAAATTCGGCATCAAGAACGAAGAAAGCCGCATCCAGGTTGAGGCGTTGGCGAAAAATGCCGCCGACTTCGGCGTGGAATACTATTCTGAAAACGATATCCGCCAGGGCATCGTCCACATTATCGGCCCGGAGCAGGGATTTACATTGCCCGGTATGACGATTGTCTGTGGAGACAGCCATACGTCTACCCATGGCGCTTTTGGCGCGCTTGCCCATGGTATCGGTACTTCGGAAGTGGAGCACGTGCTCGCCACGCAAACGCTGATCCAGCGTAAGGCCAAAAACATGCTGGTGCGCGTCGATGGCGTTTTGCCTCGCGGCGTCACCGCCAAAGACATCATTCTCGCTATCATCGGTGAAATTGGTACTGCAGGCGGCACCGGCTATGTCATCGAATATGCTGGCGAGGCTATCCGTGCGCTGTCGATGGAAGGCCGGATGACGATCTGCAACATGTCGATTGAAGGCGGCGCACGCGCTGGATTGATTGCGCCTGATGAAACCACATTTGCCTATGTGCAAGACAAGCCGCGTGCTCCCAAAGGTGCAGCTTGGGACATGGCGCTCGACTACTGGAAGACGCTGAAGACCGATGACGGCGCCCATTTTGACAAAGTGGTGGTGCTCGACGCCGCCAATCTGCCGCCTATCGTCTCCTGGGGTTCCTCGCCCGAGGACGTTGTCTCCGTGCAGGGCATCGTGCCCGATCCGGCAACGATCGAGGACGAGAACAAGCGCACCTCAAAGCAGCGGGCGCTGGAATACATGGGCCTGACTGCCGGCACGAAAATCACCGACATCGCAATCGACCGAGTTTTCATTGGCTCTTGCACCAATGGCCGCATCGAAGACCTGCGCGCCGCCGCAAAGGTTATCGAGGGCAGAACGGTTAACCCGAACGTCAGCGCGATGATTGTGCCGGGTTCCGGGCTGGTCAAGGAGCAGGCGGAAGCCGAGGGGCTGGACAAGATTTTCATCGCTGCCGGTTTCGATTGGCGCGAGCCAGGTTGCTCCATGTGCCTTGCCATGAATGATGATCGGTTGAAACCGCAGGAACGCTGCGCCTCAACCTCGAACCGAAACTTCGAAGGTCGTCAAGGCTACAAGGGCCGCACCCATTTGGTGTCGCCTGCCATGGCGGCAGCGGCCGCGATTGCCGGCCATTTCGTTGATATCCGCGACTGGCGCTAA
- the sdhC gene encoding succinate dehydrogenase, cytochrome b556 subunit, with amino-acid sequence MSKTTATRARPLSPHLTVYRWPITMTMSILHRITGSALYVGTFLVIWWLFAAATSPGQFEFVHGLMGSWFGRLVLVGYTWAMMHHLLGGIRHLIWDTGHGLSKESASRLGWATLAGSILLTLAIWAGYLMMG; translated from the coding sequence ATGAGCAAGACCACAGCCACCCGCGCACGACCGCTTTCGCCGCATCTGACAGTCTATCGCTGGCCGATCACCATGACGATGTCGATTCTGCACCGGATCACCGGCAGTGCTCTGTATGTCGGGACGTTTCTAGTCATTTGGTGGTTATTTGCAGCCGCAACCTCGCCAGGCCAGTTTGAATTTGTCCACGGGCTCATGGGTTCCTGGTTCGGGCGCTTGGTGCTGGTTGGCTACACGTGGGCGATGATGCACCATCTTTTGGGCGGTATCCGCCATTTGATCTGGGACACTGGTCATGGCCTGAGCAAAGAATCCGCCTCTCGTCTGGGCTGGGCAACGCTGGCCGGTTCTATACTTCTCACGCTGGCCATCTGGGCTGGCTATCTGATGATGGGCTGA
- the sdhD gene encoding succinate dehydrogenase, hydrophobic membrane anchor protein encodes MSDMRTPLNRVRGLGSAREGTGHFWRIRLSAIALVPLTILVVGWIVSLGGAGFDGVRASLAQPLVAVMVALFVLISLDHMRLGMQVIIEDYVHHEGTKLFWLVLNLFFTVALGAVALFAILKIAFGG; translated from the coding sequence ATGAGCGACATGCGAACACCGCTGAACCGCGTCCGGGGCCTTGGTTCCGCCCGTGAGGGCACCGGCCATTTCTGGCGCATTCGCCTTTCCGCCATAGCGCTTGTGCCGCTCACCATTTTAGTTGTCGGCTGGATTGTCAGCCTGGGTGGCGCAGGTTTTGACGGGGTGAGGGCATCTCTGGCGCAGCCATTGGTTGCCGTTATGGTGGCGCTTTTCGTTTTGATTTCTCTCGACCATATGCGCTTGGGCATGCAGGTCATCATCGAGGACTATGTCCATCATGAGGGCACCAAACTCTTCTGGCTGGTGCTCAACCTCTTCTTCACGGTCGCTCTCGGTGCGGTCGCATTGTTCGCCATCCTCAAAATTGCATTCGGGGGCTAA